A stretch of the Capsicum annuum cultivar UCD-10X-F1 chromosome 10, UCD10Xv1.1, whole genome shotgun sequence genome encodes the following:
- the LOC107843634 gene encoding peroxiredoxin-2E-2, chloroplastic gives MAATITAAISTLPKLYKSTLAPKPISLLSQKCPLSSSFSIPFKVQLPKLNVQHLNAHTKTTFPRISATISVGDKLPNSTLSYFDPSDELKTLSVSELTSGKKVVLFAVPGAFTPTCSQKHLPGFVEKSKELKDKGIDVIACVSVNDAFVMKSWKENLGIGDEVLLLSDGNLEFTKAIGCELDLSDKPVGLGVRSRRYAMLVEDGVVKVLNLEEGGAFNVSSAEDILKAL, from the coding sequence ATGGCTGCCACTATAACAGCTGCCATTTCCACTCTCCCAAAACTCTACAAATCCACCTTAGCTCCAAAACCCATTTCCCTTCTTTCCCAAAAATGCCCTCTCTCTTCTTCATTTTCTATTCCATTCAAGGTACAACTCCCAAAGCTCAACGTACAACACCTCAATGCTCACACCAAAACTACATTTCCAAGAATCTCCGCTACAATCTCCGTAGGAGACAAACTACCCAATTCAACACTTTCCTACTTCGATCCATCCGATGAACTCAAAACCCTTTCAGTCTCCGAACTCACATCTGGTAAAAAGGTTGTCCTTTTTGCTGTTCCAGGTGCATTTACACCAACATGTTCGCAGAAACATCTACCTGGTTTTGTGGAAAAGTCTAAGGAGTTAAAGGACAAAGGGATTGATGTAATTGCTTGTGTTTCGGTTAATGATGCTTTTGTGATGAAATCTTGGAAGGAGAATTTGGGAATTGGTGATGAAGTTTTGCTTTTGAGTGATGGGAATTTGGAGTTTACTAAGGCTATTGGATGTGAACTTGATCTTAGTGATAAGCCTGTGGGACTTGGTGTTAGGTCTAGGAGATATGCTATGCTTGTGGAGGATGGTGTTGTTAAGGTTTTGAATTTGGAAGAAGGTGGTGCGTTTAATGTTAGTAGTGCTGAAGATATTCTCAAGGCTCTTTAG
- the LOC107843635 gene encoding glucomannan 4-beta-mannosyltransferase 9, which translates to MDRFSSTTLFPDTLSGTRDDLTEQLTILWEQIKAPLIVPLLRIAVFLCLTMSILLFVERVYMGVVITLVKLFGRKPEKRYKWESLKDDVEHGNSSYPMVLVQIPMYNEREVYQLSIGAACGLSWPADRIIIQVLDDSTDPIIKNLVSMECQRWGSKGINIKYEIRDNRNGYKAGALKEGLKHPYVKLCDYVAIFDADFQPEPDFLWRTIPFLVHNPQLGLVQARWKYVNADECLMTRMQEMSLDYHFSVEQEVGSSTYAFFGFNGTAGVWRLKAIDEAGGWKDRTTVEDMDLAVRASLKGWKFLYLSALKVKNELPSTFKAYRYQQHRWSCGPANLFKKMLMEIIRNKKVTLWKKIHVIYSFFFVRKVVAHIVTFVFYCIVLPATVLVPEVEVPKWGAVYIPSVITILNGVGTPRSLHLIIFWILFENVMSLHRTKATFIGLLEAGRVNEWIVTEKLGDAHKMKSAIKAYKKPRFRFGDRLHLLELATGAYLFFCGCYDLAFGKNLFFLYLFIQAFAFFIMGFSYVGTFVPSS; encoded by the exons ATGGATCGTTTTTCGTCGACGACTCTATTTCCTGATACACTTTCTGGTACAAGAGATGATTTAACAGAGCAATTGACGATACTTTGGGAACAGATTAAAGCTCCATTGATAGTTCCTCTACTCAGAATTGCGGTGTTTTTGTGTCTGACAATGTCGATTTTGCTATTCGTTGAGAGAGTTTATATGGGGGTTGTGATTACACTTGTGAAATTGTTTGGTAGAAAACCAGAAAAAAGATATAAATGGGAATCTTTAAAAGATGATGTTGAGCATGGAAATTCATCTTATCCTATGGTTCTTGTTCAAATTCCAATGTATAATGAAAGAGAG GTTTATCAGCTTTCAATTGGTGCTGCATGTGGCCTTTCATGGCCTGCTGATCGTATTATAATCCAAGTTCTTGATGATTCAACTGATCCCATTATCAAG AACTTGGTGTCGATGGAGTGTCAGAGATGGGGAAGCaaaggaataaatataaaatatgaaataagagacAACAGAAATGGTTACAAAGCAGGAGCATTAAAGGAAGGATTGAAACATCCATATGTGAAACTATGTGATTATGTTGCTATATTTGATGCTGATTTTCAACCTGAGCCTGATTTTCTATGGCGTACTATTCCATTTCTAGTTCATAATCCTCAACTTGGACTTGTTCAAGCTCGTTGGAAATATG TGAATGCTGATGAATGTTTGATGACAAGAATGCAAGAGATGTCACTGGATTACCACTTCAGTGTGGAGCAAGAAGTGGGCTCTTCCACCTATGCTTTTTTTGGTTTTAATG GGACAGCAGGTGTTTGGAGATTGAAAGCAATAGACGAGGCTGGAGGTTGGAAGGATAGGACAACAGTTGAGGATATGGACCTGGCTGTCCGCGCTAGTCTCAAGGGCTGGAAATTCTTGTACCTGTCTGCTCTCAAG GTGAAAAATGAATTACCAAGTACATTCAAGGCGTATCGCTATCAACAACATCGTTGGTCCTGTGGCCCAGCCAATCTTTTCAAGAAAATGCTTATGGAGATCATAAGAAACAAG AAAGTAACCTTGTGGAAGAAGATTCATGTGATTTACAGCTTCTTCTTCGTAAGGAAGGTTGTTGCCCACATTGTTACGTTTGTGTTCTACTGTATTGTACTACCTGCAACTGTATTAGTACCGGAAGTTGAGGTTCCAAAATGGGGAGCTGTTTACATTCCTTCCGTTATTACAATACTCAATGGAGTTGGAACTCCAAG GTCATTACATCTGATaatattttggatccttttcgAGAATGTCATGTCACTTCACCGGACAAAGGCTACATTCATCGGCTTGTTAGAGGCAGGAAGAGTCAATGAATGGATCGTCACAGAGAAACTAGGGGATGCTCACAAGATGAAATCAGCCATCAAAGCGTATAAGAAACCTCGATTTAGGTTTGGTGACAG GCTTCATTTGTTAGAGCTAGCAACGGGCGCGTACCTCTTCTTTTGTGGATGTTATGACCTCGCCTTTGGGAAAAATCTCTTTTTCCTCTACCTCTTCATTCAAGCATTTGCTTTCTTCATCATGGGATTCAGTTATGTTGGCACTTTTGTTCCAAGCTCTTAA